The genomic DNA cccttttaaaaacaggaaaaaaattcCGAGTGCACGTGAAGGCATCACTGGCTGAATTCCGGCTGTTGCTAAGTAACGTCTGTTTGGTGAGTTTGGTGAGTTCGATGAGTTCGAAGATGATTTCCCCAAAACTATGAGAGAAAAGAACTCTCGCGTTTGTTTTCCCGGTAAAAATTGGAATTGAATTTTTGAAAGTAGGTCTAATGTTTAACATtttacaggaaaataaacatctAATCGATCCTGGACATGGCTCTTGAAACACAAGACGTCCCTCGACTTGAACTGGAGGCCGTAATTGGATTCAATGGtaagttttctttaaaaaacaacaaaaaacaactttctaCAGTTGTTACTATTGTTTGCCAAGAAAGATGAGAGTCAACTTCCAGGTAGTGAGGTGGCATACTAATTAATATTCATGAATTACCTGTCATGAATTTTCAGAATGATAATCACTATTTGTTTTGCTGATGAGTAATCATCAGTACGTTTTATTAATTAACATGTACTTTATTTATCACAAAACTGGGAAACCTTGTCTTAGAGCAGATACTGACTAATACACGACATACAAACTCACAATAAAAGAACGTGCACATCTATTAAAACAATGGTAAGAAACTATTAGAACATATGCCACACCTATAAGGGGAAATAAGAAATTTAATGTTAGAATGTGATGCATATGTACATTACATAGTGCAAAAAGattatgaatgtgtttatttatgaacACAGTGTCTATTAATGAATGTGATGTTATTAAATTCCCTgctatttatttagttttattttaaacactggttgcatttaaatagttttttataaTGGAtagtatgaaatattaaatattaaatattaagagACCAAACATCACAACCCTAGTCTCTGTTGTCCTTCACTGTAATGAAACATGTCCCATCTTATAGAAAGCTACCCCTTGTTTCATCAGGGCACGTGTTCTCTGGCTTGAAAGTGCACCCAGACGGAGAGCACCTCATCTATCCGCTGGGATCCACGGTCATTCTGAAGGGAATCGCCGATGGAAAGCAGCGCGTCCTGCACGGACACACAAACAACGTGTCCTGTATTTCAGTGTCCAAAAATGGAGAGTATATTGCCTCTGGACAGGTCAACTTCATGGGCTTTAAGGTAGAAATAACTCAAATGCATCACAGTGATCACAGTCACTAAAGTTCCCAGTATTATCAATGGGCTCGTTGtacggcagccattttgacatctTCTTGCAGTAAAGTCACAGGTGTTACTAATCACCTAATCAATGATGTTCCTACTGTGATGTGTCCACTATCAGCCATTTTGATAGTTTAGAGtaagaaaatcacaggtgtCAATAATCAACACGATAATGATGGTTGAATTCCATTTAGCCATCGTTATTGTGCTACTGTTTTAACACCTAATTATGTCAAAAATGACGTGATGTTgtgtgtagagctgaaacaattactcaatttaTTGActattcatcgattattaaattaaccGTCAACTCTTTTGATAATAGaatcatcggtttgaagctttctctcattattaaaacaagatttctgattgtgtTAGCTTCATAAAAGCTTCAAAATCTTCAAGAACCTTACCCCGTCCCCCTGTATGATCCACTGTTCCAATCTAGTGGATTTTTTTCCAAGCCTCATTCtgtgtagcttattcctcttcgTCTGCtcaatgcttaaatgtaaatgtacattattCATGTCTCTGCATCCAGCACATGTGGGCTTGAatcaatgtaaaaataaaggaTGGACAACAAATTCTTATCACTTGTATTATTTAAAacgttatatttatatttacctATAGGCTATGATAATCATCTGGGACTACGCACAGCAAACAATCTATGCCCAGCTGCTTCTCCACAAGGCTAAAGTCGAGGCTCTGGCTTTCTCTCCTAATGACAAGTACCTGGTGTCCCTTGGGGGCCAGGATGATGGCAGGTACAGAAACTTACCTTGAGCTTAAAATCATGCAGAGACTTTGTGTGACATTTGTtgaatgtttgttgtgttttctgtgtatttACAGCATTGTCGTATGGAACATAAAGACCAAGCAGGCCATCTGTGGGAGCCCAGCCTCAGCTCACAGCGCCGGTCACTGCCTCACTGTGCAGTACTTAAACACAAACGACAATGTCTTTGTTACTGCCGGGAGGTGAGAGAGACGCCTCTCCTGGCTTTTAAATCCTTACATTCGTAGTGTGACTGtcattcatgttttgtttttgtgtgtgtgtgtacagtggaACATTGCGAGTCTGGGAGCTGGACCTTGCTAACAGAAAGATCCGGCCCACAGAGTGTCAGACTGGAAAGCTGAAGAGGACTGTGAAATGTGTCGAGGTTCAAGGCCAACAGAGTCTTTCAATTCTGAGTAGCAAAATGTACATCAGACGTGTGAAGTAATGCTCAGGTTGCCTGTTTATGTATTGCACAGATCTCCGAGGATGATGAGTTCATGTTCTGTGGCACCACCAGTGGAGACATAATGAAAATCAACCTGAAAACAGGGCTTCTGTGTGACTGTGGACCAGTTAAAACAAAGTACAGCCTGGTAGGTCAACTAGAATGGGTCATCCAGCTGCTCATTTCTAATGTCCCTGATGTTCCTTATTTCTTTAAAACTGTGGTTCATGAAAGGTTTTTATTCAATTTGCAGCTGTAATTTCTTGTGGGCATGTTGGTTTCCAACTAATGTGCTTTATTCATAAAATATGGCAGGTTTTTTAGTTCCTGGGAGTAACTCAGACACTCCAGTGGTGTCCAGTCTTCAGCATGCTGTCCGCATAATAACCGTTTAGTACTCTGTTTCACCGTTTCTGCGCAGGGTGTCAACGTCCTTAAGATACTAAAGTCTGGAGATCTGCTTGTGGGCTCTGGATGTGGCATCTTCACTCTATGTTCAAGGACTAACTTCAAAATTCTGAAGTGAGTTACACAACTGTATTAAGTGTATAAGCACAATTTAGTAATTGTGTCTTTTAGATTTTCTTCTCGTCTTCTCTTGACTTCCTACGATGGTTTTGCCTCTTTCTTATGTAAACAGTTATACTGTGCTATCTTTACAGCaactttcatttattatttgttttccatAATCAGGAAAGTCCAACTGGAAAAGGGAGTGACCTCCATCACTTTACGAGGAGAGAGCCAGCAGATCTTTGTTGGGACAGAGGCTGCTCAGATGTACCGCCTGACTTATGGGGACTTCAAAGCTCAGCTCATATCCACCGGCCACAGCACCGCTGTCAGTGACATAGCCATCCCTTTGTAAGTGAGCTACAGTTCGGGGGGAGAAGGTGTCATCAGTTAATCatccaacaaaaacaagtactTTTCTTAAGCTTGACATCAAACAAGAGCTTAACAAAGGTTTAGCTTTGCCTGGTTTGGTGTGGAGGATTGCTTTCATGTGATGTTTGCCATCTGAAGGATTATATGAACTCTAAACAACAAAACTCCACTTGTTACTCATGATGCATGACTTCAGTACCACATTGTGGTCACTAGAGGGCGACATATGATCACCTCAGCCGTGTTACTCTAACGAAAGCATAGAAAAACAGTATAACTCATAGATATAGCTTCTATATTAGCGCTTAGTCATATATTGAATTCGTTTTCATTGTAATATCATACTTGCATGTAggattattttataaaaacatggtggttaTACTTAACTCAATAATTCTTTGTACATcttaatctttttttgtttttcggtCAGTGGGACATCTGAATTATTTGCAACCTGCTCTGGGGAAGACATCCGGCTGTGGCACATCGACAAGCCCAAAGAGGTGCTGCGCATCACTGTGCCTAACATGACCTGCAACTCCCTGCACTTAATGTCTGATGGACACAGCATCATCAGTGGTGAGGAATCAGCTCAAGCTATACACAGACAAGACACTGGAGCTCGTTACTACAAGGAATACTCAGAGTTTGAACCCCCAACACTACTTCTTACCATTTTCCTCAAAATATTGCAAAACTTCAGTTATTCGTCGTCTAAATAATAGCAGACTGTTTCTGACTTTGTGTCCTTTGTCTGCCAGCATGGAATGACGGTGTTATACGCGTGTTTGCACCGGAGAGTGGGCGGCTCATGCTCATCATTCATAATGCACACAGAATGGGTGTGACAGCCATCGCTGGCACCAGGGACTCCAAGAGGATCATCAGcggaggaggagatggacagGTCAGGAGACATAACAGTGATGAGCCAAATATCGCTTTGTTAAAATGACCGCATCAAGGACAAGAAATGTCTGCTTGCAGTCACCAAACAATTAGGTGCAGCCTaatttttaaaagtgaaaccttttttttttgactgaagcTAATTAATGCAGTCACATGATATAATCTATTATAATTCCATGTTACAGATGCTGGATAACACGGCACACATGGTATCACATGCATTTTTACTGAGAATATAGTAAAATTGGCAAATTATGAAAGATATTTTAGTCAAACATCTCTATCTCTATGTGCAATTTCTTAAgataaaaatactttaaaaataataaagtactTTTATTGATCCCCCATGGGGAAATTCACattgatacacacacaagagtTTGAAGCTATATACATGATAAatgataatttttttaattaattttccaTTCTTAATGATCTTGTGTTCTGCATTCTGCTTCATCaatcattaaaaagaaagacaagagagtGGATTATTTATGCATCACAGTTGGCGAAAAAAGGATATTCTGTGCGGGTGAATGGGTTCTCGCATTGTTCTCATATTAAAGGTGTGCGTGTGGGAGCTGCATCCGTGGGGCCAACGACTGCTGGAAACCATGAAAGAGCACAAAGCCACTGTGGCTTGCATCAAAATCAAGAGCGACGACAAGGAGTGTGTCACTGCCAGCTCTGGTGTCTGCATCATTTGGGACATTGTGTGAGTAGCTCATCTGCATGCACAGACAAGCCCTGGCAAAGTGACAAGTCCATGGcgaggacacaaacacagcattttattttattttgtcttgagGAAATCTTTTAGTTGTTGAATGAAACACCTGAAATCTATTGACCTACCAATCATTCATGGATTATTTAACGAATTTTTAATATTAAGAAAGGTATGAATTGAAAGGAATGTTACATCACAGTATCCAATACAAAGATAGAAAGATATTGGCCATAACTGATTGTGATACAAAATgccagataataaataaatgccaaTGTTGTCCTAAGGTCTTGCAATGTTGGCGTTTTCCAGTGGTGTTTGGCTTATTCAATAGAGTCAAAATgctgtgatttctttttaatcaagaAATGAAAACTTTGACATGAGTTGTCTGTCCTCTAGGTTATGCAGTAGCATAGTTTGAAAGATTTAAGCTGATGTTGAAAACAATATTAGACAGACAAGAAGCTACATCAGGGGTGGGAAACAAGCGTCACACGCCTGCTAAATGACTGAAAAGCATCAATCAAACCTCTCTTATGTGACAGACATTGTTTTCCAGGTCTGGGTCAGTCAGTCTTGGACAATCTGAGTCTTTCttctcaatattttttttatcttgtgggTTTGTCAGGACCATATTTGCaaatatgttcatgttttctttttgtttgcttttcatgTAGTGCCACCTCTCTCAAAAGGCCTGAGGGGAGTTTTGCACACTTAGATGTCATATGAAGGAAGGAGCTCAGTGTATACACAAAATTCCCCAGTTCTAGCTGCTCTGCAGCTGCAACAAGGCAAAGTCTCTTTCTAAATCAAATTGCAGCTTCCTGCAAAAAACAGTTTGTGTCATAATGTGAGACTGAGGGACATCGTATACGCTGTGTCCACAGACATTTTGTGGGAGGATGTATAGGACaatttactatatatatatatattttaaattattttgatcttttctttgtcatttgtgtcGTCACAGAACTTCTCGCGAGACGTAGTTTTGATTGAAGCaacattttcttcctcttctccgtCTCTTCCTGTAGGAGATTTGTGAGTCTTCAAAGGGTCATCGCCAACACGCTGTTCAGGACGGTGTGCTACCACCCGGAAGAATACCAGATCATCACCAGTGGCACAAACAGAAAGGTATGGTTTGGGACCACGAGTGTATTCCATCAGCCCATTTACCTTTGCCTTGAGATTTGTCTTGGTTGGTTTTAGTGTTTTAGACTCCAGGGAAAAGATGTAGtgattgtgattgaaattgCCTCTGAGTACAAAGAGGCTGACACTCGGCACTCACAAACCTACCCATctcattattaatttattattattgttgttataatttCCACTCAGTAAGCATGAGGGAAAAGCCTGTCATCTGGCGGGATCAGCAGACTTCCACGAGACTTGCATGTCCGTGGATGAGTTTAAAAAGCTTGTCATTTGGTTCCTCGGCTCGAAGTAATTAAGCCATTGTGTCGGTGTGTGGCAAAAACACTCATCCCCTCACAAAGTCAGCAACTT from Solea solea chromosome 10, fSolSol10.1, whole genome shotgun sequence includes the following:
- the cfap52 gene encoding cilia- and flagella-associated protein 52, producing MALETQDVPRLELEAVIGFNGHVFSGLKVHPDGEHLIYPLGSTVILKGIADGKQRVLHGHTNNVSCISVSKNGEYIASGQVNFMGFKAMIIIWDYAQQTIYAQLLLHKAKVEALAFSPNDKYLVSLGGQDDGSIVVWNIKTKQAICGSPASAHSAGHCLTVQYLNTNDNVFVTAGSGTLRVWELDLANRKIRPTECQTGKLKRTVKCVEISEDDEFMFCGTTSGDIMKINLKTGLLCDCGPVKTKYSLGVNVLKILKSGDLLVGSGCGIFTLCSRTNFKILKKVQLEKGVTSITLRGESQQIFVGTEAAQMYRLTYGDFKAQLISTGHSTAVSDIAIPFGTSELFATCSGEDIRLWHIDKPKEVLRITVPNMTCNSLHLMSDGHSIISAWNDGVIRVFAPESGRLMLIIHNAHRMGVTAIAGTRDSKRIISGGGDGQVCVWELHPWGQRLLETMKEHKATVACIKIKSDDKECVTASSGVCIIWDIVRFVSLQRVIANTLFRTVCYHPEEYQIITSGTNRKVAYWDVYDGSTIRELEGSQSGAINDMHISHDGKHFVTGGDDKLVKVWDYMEGVVTHIGIAHGGSITSIGICSNNRTLVSTSADGAILRWRFPHPPSS